One stretch of Euphorbia lathyris chromosome 7, ddEupLath1.1, whole genome shotgun sequence DNA includes these proteins:
- the LOC136235391 gene encoding tubulin alpha-2 chain isoform X1, with amino-acid sequence MRECISIHIGQAGIQVGNACWELYCLEHGIQPDGQMPSDKTVGGGDDAFNTFFSETGAGKHVPRAVFVDLEPTVIDEVRTGAYRQLFHPEQLISGKEDAANNFARGHYTIGKEIVDLCLDRIRKLADNCTGLQGFLVFNAVGGGTGSGLGSLLLERLSVDYGKKSKLGFTVYPSPQVSTSVVEPYNSVLSTHSLLEHTDVAVLLDNEAIYDICRRSLDIERPTYTNLNRLVSQVISSLTASLRFDGALNVDVTEFQTNLVPYPRIHFMLSSYAPVISAEKAYHEQLSVAEITNSAFEPSSMMAKCDPRHGKYMACCLMYRGDVVPKDVNAAVATIKTKRTIQFVDWCPTGFKCGINYQPPTVVPGGDLAKVQRAVCMISNSTSVAEVFSRIDHKFDLMYAKRAFVHWYVGEGMEEGEFSEAREDLAALEKDYEEVGAESAEGDDGDEGDEY; translated from the exons ATGAGAGAGTGCATTTCGATTCACATTGGTCAGGCCGGTATTCAGGTCGGAAATGCTTGCTGGGAGCTTTATTGCCTTGAGCATGGCATTCAG CCCGATGGCCAGATGCCAAGTGATAAGACTGTCGGTGGGGGAGATGATGCGTTTAACACCTTTTTCAGTGAAACTGGTGCTGGGAAGCATGTCCCTCGTGCTGTTTTTGTTGATCTAGAGCCTACTGTCATTGATGAAGTAAGGACTGGTGCATACCGTCAGCTCTTCCACCCTGAGCAGCTCATCAGCGGCAAAGAAGATGCTGCCAACAACTTTGCCCGTGGCCATTATACCA TTGGGAAGGAGATAGTTGATCTCTGCTTGGACCGCATCAGAAAGCTCGCTGATAACTGCACTGGTCTCCAGGGATTTTTGGTGTTTAATGCCGTTGGAGGTGGTACTGGTTCTGGTCTTGGGTCACTTCTTTTGGAGCGCCTCTCAGTTGACTATGGCAAAAAATCAAAGCTCGGTTTCACAGTTTATCCATCTCCTCAGGTTTCCACATCTGTTGTGGAGCCATATAACAGTGTCCTTTCAACTCATTCCCTCCTGGAGCACACAGATGTTGCTGTTCTCCTTGACAATGAAGCCATCTATGACATATGCAGGCGCTCTCTTGATATTGAGCGTCCTACATACACCAATCTTAATCGTCTTGTTTCTCAG GTGATTTCATCCCTCACAGCTTCTCTGAGGTTTGATGGAGCTCTCAATGTGGATGTCACAGAGTTCCAAACTAACCTGGTTCCATATCCCAGGATCCATTTCATGCTTTCCTCTTATGCTCCGGTGATCTCAGCAGAGAAGGCATATCATGAGCAGCTCTCAGTGGCTGAGATAACCAATAGTGCTTTCGAGCCATCATCCATGATGGCCAAGTGTGATCCACGACATGGCAAGTACATGGCCTGCTGCCTGATGTACAGAGGTGATGTTGTGCCCAAGGATGTGAATGCAGCTGTGGCAACAATAAAGACTAAGCGAACTATCCAGTTTGTTGATTGGTGTCCTACTGGATTCAAGTGTGGCATTAACTATCAGCCCCCAACTGTTGTCCCAGGAGGTGACCTAGCCAAGGTGCAGAGGGCTGTGTGCATGATCTCGAATTCTACTAGTGTTGCAGAAGTGTTCTCCCGCATTGATCACAAGTTTGATCTCATGTATGCAAAGCGTGCCTTTGTTCATTGGTATGTTGGTGAGGGTATGGAAGAAGGGGAGTTCTCTGAGGCGAGGGAGGATCTTGCTGCACTTGAGAAGGATTATGAGGAGGTTGGTGCTGAATCTGCTGAAGGGGATGATGGTGATGAAGGGGACGAGTATTAA
- the LOC136235391 gene encoding tubulin alpha-4 chain isoform X2, translating into MRECISIHIGQAGIQVGNACWELYCLEHGIQPDGQMPSDKTVGGGDDAFNTFFSETGAGKHVPRAVFVDLEPTVIDEVRTGAYRQLFHPEQLISGKEDAANNFARGHYTIGKEIVDLCLDRIRKLADNCTGLQGFLVFNAVGGGTGSGLGSLLLERLSVDYGKKSKLGFTVYPSPQVSTSVVEPYNSVLSTHSLLEHTDVAVLLDNEAIYDICRRSLDIERPTYTNLNRLVSQVISSLTASLRFDGALNVDVTEFQTNLVPYPRIHFMLSSYAPVISAEKAYHEQLSVAEITNSAFEPSSMMAKCDPRHGKYMACCLMYRGDVVPKDVNAAVATIKTKRTIQFVDWCPTGFKCGINYQPPTVVPGGDLAKVQRAVCMISNSTSVAEKGSSLRRGRILLHLRRIMRRLVLNLLKGMMVMKGTSINCFSWLWLLAYGYAYCLSKTIVLNTICCKNKG; encoded by the exons ATGAGAGAGTGCATTTCGATTCACATTGGTCAGGCCGGTATTCAGGTCGGAAATGCTTGCTGGGAGCTTTATTGCCTTGAGCATGGCATTCAG CCCGATGGCCAGATGCCAAGTGATAAGACTGTCGGTGGGGGAGATGATGCGTTTAACACCTTTTTCAGTGAAACTGGTGCTGGGAAGCATGTCCCTCGTGCTGTTTTTGTTGATCTAGAGCCTACTGTCATTGATGAAGTAAGGACTGGTGCATACCGTCAGCTCTTCCACCCTGAGCAGCTCATCAGCGGCAAAGAAGATGCTGCCAACAACTTTGCCCGTGGCCATTATACCA TTGGGAAGGAGATAGTTGATCTCTGCTTGGACCGCATCAGAAAGCTCGCTGATAACTGCACTGGTCTCCAGGGATTTTTGGTGTTTAATGCCGTTGGAGGTGGTACTGGTTCTGGTCTTGGGTCACTTCTTTTGGAGCGCCTCTCAGTTGACTATGGCAAAAAATCAAAGCTCGGTTTCACAGTTTATCCATCTCCTCAGGTTTCCACATCTGTTGTGGAGCCATATAACAGTGTCCTTTCAACTCATTCCCTCCTGGAGCACACAGATGTTGCTGTTCTCCTTGACAATGAAGCCATCTATGACATATGCAGGCGCTCTCTTGATATTGAGCGTCCTACATACACCAATCTTAATCGTCTTGTTTCTCAG GTGATTTCATCCCTCACAGCTTCTCTGAGGTTTGATGGAGCTCTCAATGTGGATGTCACAGAGTTCCAAACTAACCTGGTTCCATATCCCAGGATCCATTTCATGCTTTCCTCTTATGCTCCGGTGATCTCAGCAGAGAAGGCATATCATGAGCAGCTCTCAGTGGCTGAGATAACCAATAGTGCTTTCGAGCCATCATCCATGATGGCCAAGTGTGATCCACGACATGGCAAGTACATGGCCTGCTGCCTGATGTACAGAGGTGATGTTGTGCCCAAGGATGTGAATGCAGCTGTGGCAACAATAAAGACTAAGCGAACTATCCAGTTTGTTGATTGGTGTCCTACTGGATTCAAGTGTGGCATTAACTATCAGCCCCCAACTGTTGTCCCAGGAGGTGACCTAGCCAAGGTGCAGAGGGCTGTGTGCATGATCTCGAATTCTACTAGTGTTGCAGAA AAGGGGAGTTCTCTGAGGCGAGGGAGGATCTTGCTGCACTTGAGAAGGATTATGAGGAGGTTGGTGCTGAATCTGCTGAAGGGGATGATGGTGATGAAGGGGACGAGTATTAATTGTTTTTCGTGGTTATGGCTATTGGCATATGGTTATGCTTATTGTTTATCTAAAACAATTGTTCTCAATACCATTTGCTGCAAAAATAAAGGATGA